The following proteins come from a genomic window of Candidatus Bathyarchaeota archaeon:
- a CDS encoding CoB--CoM heterodisulfide reductase iron-sulfur subunit B family protein: MAERNNYIIFLGCAIPYRVAAYEISTRKVLSKLGIELVEMPEFNCCGLPMDSVDHEMMLIMAARNLALAEQQGLNILTLCPGCAGTLRKANKMLKNDNELRKEINNCLGKAGLEFKGMIEVKHLVQMLVEDVSLEKIRDAVVKPLTMLNVAEHNGCHVLRPKEYAGFDDPEDPKMLKSLIEVMGATCLDYMDETECCGAPSVGINDKIPLQLTRDKLNHIKAVGAQALITVCPFCHMMYDTNQMRIEKMFSEKYGIPVLHYPQLLGLAMGLSPEELAFDGLRVDSSRILVQIQKEAM, from the coding sequence CTTACCGCGTTGCAGCCTATGAAATATCAACAAGGAAGGTTCTGTCAAAACTTGGCATAGAACTTGTGGAAATGCCCGAATTCAACTGCTGCGGTCTTCCAATGGACTCTGTTGACCATGAAATGATGCTGATAATGGCTGCTAGAAATCTTGCATTAGCAGAACAGCAAGGTTTAAACATTTTAACATTGTGTCCAGGATGTGCTGGAACATTAAGAAAAGCCAACAAAATGTTAAAAAATGACAATGAACTCCGTAAAGAAATAAATAATTGCCTTGGTAAAGCTGGGTTAGAATTTAAGGGAATGATAGAAGTGAAACATCTGGTTCAAATGTTAGTTGAGGATGTGAGCTTGGAAAAAATTAGAGACGCCGTGGTTAAGCCGCTAACGATGCTTAATGTTGCTGAACACAATGGTTGCCATGTTTTGAGACCTAAAGAATATGCAGGGTTTGATGATCCAGAGGACCCAAAAATGCTCAAGAGTCTAATTGAAGTCATGGGTGCTACATGCTTAGATTATATGGACGAAACTGAGTGCTGTGGAGCGCCATCAGTTGGTATAAACGACAAGATTCCCTTACAGCTTACGAGGGACAAGTTGAATCACATCAAAGCTGTGGGTGCTCAAGCTTTAATAACAGTTTGCCCGTTCTGCCACATGATGTATGATACTAATCAAATGCGCATTGAAAAGATGTTCAGTGAGAAATATGGCATACCTGTTTTGCACTATCCACAGTTGCTGGGTTTGGCTATGGGATTATCGCCAGAAGAACTTGCCTTTGATGGGCTTCGTGTAGACTCCTCCAGAATCCTAGTACAAATTCAAAAGGAAGCTATGTAA